One window from the genome of Carnobacteriaceae bacterium zg-84 encodes:
- a CDS encoding exodeoxyribonuclease VII small subunit, which produces MAKGKSFEEALKELEVIVQQLERADVPLEEALKQFQKGIELSQYCKQTLENAEKTVTKLVLENGEETILDTNG; this is translated from the coding sequence ATGGCTAAAGGAAAGAGTTTTGAAGAAGCGTTAAAAGAATTAGAAGTCATTGTACAACAATTAGAAAGAGCAGATGTCCCTTTAGAAGAGGCATTAAAACAATTTCAAAAAGGTATTGAATTAAGTCAATATTGCAAACAAACATTAGAAAATGCAGAAAAAACAGTCACAAAACTAGTTCTTGAAAATGGAGAAGAAACTATTTTGGATACGAATGGATAA
- a CDS encoding TlyA family RNA methyltransferase produces the protein MEKERADLLVVQQGLTDTREKAKRMIMAGQIYDENNERIDKAGEKLSITKQLHIKGETLKYVSRGGLKLEKAIELFHLDLTGKRVLDIGASTGGFTDVSLQNGAALCYALDVGYNQLHWKLRQDERVDVMERVNFRYAQLGDFKRGQPNFATIDVSFISLRLILPTLANILEKNSYVVVLIKPQFEAGREKVGKKGIVKDTHVHEEVIHDILHFATSIGYDVIGLTFSPITGGSGNIEFLACLKLTHDLNKNDVCVDIHDIVMQAAETLVKK, from the coding sequence ATGGAAAAAGAAAGAGCAGATTTACTAGTCGTCCAGCAAGGTTTAACGGATACTCGAGAAAAAGCCAAACGAATGATTATGGCTGGACAGATTTATGATGAAAATAATGAACGAATTGATAAAGCTGGAGAAAAACTATCGATAACAAAACAACTTCATATTAAAGGAGAAACACTGAAGTATGTCAGTCGAGGTGGATTGAAATTAGAAAAAGCAATCGAGTTATTTCATCTTGACTTAACCGGTAAGCGTGTGTTAGATATTGGTGCGTCAACAGGTGGTTTTACGGATGTGTCTTTACAAAATGGAGCAGCGTTATGCTATGCTCTAGATGTAGGATACAATCAGTTGCATTGGAAATTACGACAAGATGAGCGTGTAGATGTTATGGAACGTGTGAATTTTCGATATGCTCAATTAGGTGATTTTAAGAGAGGGCAACCTAATTTTGCAACAATTGATGTATCGTTTATTTCTTTAAGATTGATTTTACCTACTTTAGCCAATATATTAGAAAAGAATAGTTATGTTGTTGTATTGATTAAACCTCAATTTGAAGCAGGTAGAGAAAAAGTAGGGAAAAAAGGTATTGTTAAAGATACACATGTTCATGAAGAAGTGATACATGATATTTTACATTTTGCCACGAGCATTGGATATGATGTAATTGGTTTAACATTTTCGCCAATAACAGGTGGTTCGGGTAATATTGAATTTTTAGCATGTTTAAAATTGACGCATGATCTAAACAAAAATGATGTGTGTGTGGATATACATGATATTGTCATGCAAGCTGCAGAAACATTAGTGAAAAAGTAA
- the greA gene encoding transcription elongation factor GreA, producing MEEKTYPMTLEGKQKLEAELEELKLVKRPEIIDRIKVARSYGDLSENSEYDSAKDEQAFVEGRITTIEKMLRFSEIIDDHNIAKDEVSLGRTVTFIELPDGEEETYTIVGGAEASPLEGKISNDSPIARALIGKKLNDEVAIDTPGGVMKVKIIKIELA from the coding sequence ATGGAAGAAAAAACATATCCAATGACGCTTGAGGGGAAACAAAAATTAGAAGCTGAATTGGAAGAGTTAAAATTAGTGAAAAGACCAGAAATTATTGATCGTATAAAAGTAGCTCGTAGTTATGGTGATTTATCTGAGAACTCTGAATATGATTCAGCAAAAGATGAACAAGCATTTGTAGAAGGTCGTATTACAACGATTGAAAAAATGTTACGTTTCTCAGAAATTATTGATGATCATAATATTGCTAAAGATGAAGTATCTTTAGGACGTACAGTCACTTTTATTGAGTTACCAGACGGGGAAGAAGAAACATATACGATTGTAGGTGGAGCAGAAGCAAGTCCGTTAGAAGGTAAAATTTCTAATGATTCTCCAATTGCTCGTGCGTTGATTGGTAAAAAATTAAATGATGAAGTAGCTATCGACACTCCTGGGGGTGTGATGAAAGTTAAAATCATCAAAATTGAATTAGCATAA
- a CDS encoding exodeoxyribonuclease VII large subunit: MLLKIRKTIIESSDTVSEEKYLTVTALTKYLKRKFDVDPHLSKVHLVAEVSNFRLRPTHQYFSLKDDGAKIKAICFQNVFKKAGFMLEEGMKVLVIGRISLYESTGEYQIYIEHLEMAGAGALFQAYKQLKEKLTKEGLFSAPKKAIPRFPKRIAIVTSQSGAVIHDIQQTILRRYPIVALDVYPTVVQGKESASSIVNSLRRIMMSTYTYDTVIIARGGGSIEDLWSFNEEEVVRAIYECSIPVISSVGHETDTTLTDYVADLRVPTPTAAAECAVPVLRDVLYTLDTWFHRLTLAMNNELDSLKKKLYQLDQSYVFTQPERLYDSYVQKLDYMHQTLSNRMTQLLLQKKGQFDKLDWQFEHVSPTYKIDEYKQTVDALRTQLLQYYKQINQEKEKKADLLIQKLDLLSPLKSMSRGYSYVTKENKVVSSVHDLKVDEHITITLVDGQANAVIQSVEEIERRG, encoded by the coding sequence ATGCTGTTGAAAATACGAAAAACAATAATAGAAAGTAGTGATACAGTGTCAGAAGAAAAATACTTAACGGTCACAGCTTTAACCAAATATTTAAAAAGAAAATTTGATGTTGATCCACATTTATCAAAAGTACATTTAGTTGCAGAAGTGTCAAATTTCCGTTTAAGACCGACACACCAATATTTTAGTTTAAAAGATGACGGTGCTAAAATTAAAGCCATTTGTTTTCAAAATGTTTTTAAAAAAGCAGGGTTTATGTTAGAAGAAGGGATGAAAGTACTTGTTATAGGGCGTATTAGTTTATATGAAAGTACAGGAGAATATCAAATTTATATTGAACATTTGGAAATGGCGGGTGCGGGTGCACTTTTTCAAGCATATAAACAATTAAAAGAAAAGTTAACAAAAGAAGGATTGTTTTCTGCACCTAAAAAAGCCATTCCTAGATTCCCTAAACGAATTGCTATTGTAACTAGTCAAAGTGGCGCAGTGATTCACGATATACAACAAACAATTTTAAGACGGTATCCGATTGTTGCGTTAGATGTGTATCCAACGGTTGTTCAAGGAAAAGAGTCAGCGAGTAGTATTGTAAATAGTTTACGACGTATTATGATGTCTACATATACATACGACACGGTCATTATTGCACGAGGTGGTGGCTCTATTGAAGATTTATGGTCATTCAATGAAGAAGAAGTAGTACGTGCCATTTATGAATGTTCCATTCCCGTTATTTCATCTGTTGGGCATGAAACGGATACAACGCTAACAGACTATGTAGCAGATTTGCGTGTGCCAACACCAACTGCTGCGGCAGAATGTGCTGTTCCAGTACTAAGAGATGTCTTGTATACATTGGATACATGGTTTCATCGACTAACACTTGCGATGAATAATGAGTTAGATAGTTTAAAGAAAAAATTATATCAATTAGACCAGTCTTATGTGTTTACACAACCGGAACGTTTGTACGATAGTTATGTACAAAAATTAGACTACATGCATCAAACACTCAGCAATCGTATGACACAATTACTGCTACAAAAAAAAGGGCAATTTGATAAGCTTGATTGGCAGTTTGAACATGTTAGTCCCACGTATAAAATAGACGAATATAAACAAACAGTAGATGCATTGCGTACACAGTTGCTTCAATATTATAAGCAGATAAATCAAGAAAAAGAAAAGAAAGCGGATTTGTTAATACAAAAATTAGATTTATTAAGTCCATTAAAAAGTATGTCTAGAGGTTATAGTTATGTGACCAAAGAAAATAAGGTAGTATCCAGTGTGCACGATTTAAAAGTAGATGAACACATTACGATTACATTAGTCGACGGGCAAGCGAATGCAGTTATTCAGTCTGTTGAAGAAATAGAAAGAAGAGGTTAA
- a CDS encoding 30S ribosomal protein S20, with amino-acid sequence MPNIESAIKRVRTAEKANFLNNTQKSAMRTAIKKFETAAAEGAENAAELLKVAQKAIDEAATKGLIHKNKANRDKSRLAKKLAK; translated from the coding sequence ATGCCAAATATTGAATCTGCAATCAAACGTGTTCGTACTGCTGAAAAAGCTAATTTCTTAAACAACACACAAAAGAGCGCAATGCGTACAGCAATCAAAAAATTTGAAACTGCTGCTGCTGAAGGTGCTGAAAATGCTGCTGAATTATTAAAAGTTGCTCAAAAAGCAATTGACGAAGCTGCAACAAAAGGTTTGATCCACAAAAACAAAGCTAATCGCGATAAATCACGTTTAGCAAAAAAATTAGCTAAATAA
- a CDS encoding polyprenyl synthetase family protein: protein MNIHTFKTTITDFEQYLENSLTTINDIRLKEAMHYSLTNGGKRVRPMLLLATIQALGKDVSKGYPIALALEYIHTYSLIHDDLPAMDNDDYRRGKLTNHKQFDEATAILAGDAFNTKAFELICQSDVPDIQKVLLVSQLAICAGPNGMIGGQMGDIQAENQHVSLDTLKSIHARKTGDLIRYATFAGAVLSNACEKVQVLLEAFSRSFGLAFQIHNDLKDVECSFDIEGKIQGKDAILQKSTYTSLLGISGARESLFQEISRAEKAIDNLKKVYPTLDSELLLDFLNYVK, encoded by the coding sequence ATGAATATACACACATTTAAAACAACAATAACAGATTTTGAACAATATTTAGAAAATTCTCTTACAACTATAAATGATATTCGTTTAAAAGAGGCAATGCACTATTCATTAACAAATGGTGGGAAAAGAGTACGTCCAATGCTTTTACTAGCTACTATACAAGCATTAGGAAAAGATGTATCAAAAGGCTATCCTATAGCACTTGCATTAGAGTATATACATACTTATTCTTTAATTCATGATGATTTGCCGGCAATGGATAATGATGATTATAGACGTGGAAAGTTAACTAACCACAAACAATTTGACGAGGCAACTGCCATTCTTGCTGGCGATGCATTCAATACAAAAGCATTTGAATTGATTTGTCAAAGTGATGTCCCTGATATTCAAAAAGTTCTTTTAGTATCACAATTAGCTATTTGTGCGGGACCAAATGGTATGATTGGTGGTCAAATGGGCGATATTCAAGCCGAGAATCAACACGTTTCTTTAGATACGCTAAAATCTATTCATGCTCGCAAAACAGGCGATTTGATTCGATATGCTACTTTTGCTGGTGCGGTATTATCAAATGCTTGTGAAAAAGTACAAGTATTATTAGAGGCGTTTTCTCGTTCTTTCGGGCTAGCTTTTCAAATACACAATGATTTAAAAGATGTAGAGTGCTCTTTTGATATAGAGGGAAAAATTCAAGGGAAAGATGCTATATTGCAAAAAAGTACGTATACGTCTTTATTAGGCATTAGTGGTGCAAGAGAAAGTTTATTTCAAGAAATTAGCCGTGCAGAAAAAGCAATAGATAATTTGAAAAAAGTATATCCGACTTTGGATAGTGAATTATTACTGGATTTTTTAAATTATGTGAAATAA
- the recN gene encoding DNA repair protein RecN: protein MLQTLSIQNFAIIEALTVDFSSGMTVLTGETGAGKSIIIDAVSLIVGARGSSEYIRFGQDKAILQGLFDIDNLIETQKMLEKHHIPYEDNQLMVYRELHKTGKNTIRINGILVTVSILKEIGSSLIDIHGQHEHQHLMDDTQHLFMLDVFGGQEISKEMDRYRQLYQAYTSSRKTLKELMVSDKQDTNRISLLESQIKKIEKVNPKEHEDVQVEQTLKQIQEDVTRLRALTNVDMLLSDDNISVKELLSKAISELSLLGDAYHHVDTVLNDVYEQVQTVSKDIAKALEIIEYDEETVKAFDDRLNELDQLKQSFGKQTIDEVRAYYDAIKLELDTLLNKDSYLQKAQQTFLKDRELLLESATVLSTLRKEKAMILEQSIHTQLSDLYMDKVMFKVHFKEHQDKVKFKANGIDDIEFLIATNIGEPLKPLAKVASGGELSRMMLALKTIFTKTQGISTVIFDEIDTGVSGRVSQAIANKMSLIAHDTQVLCISHLPQVAAIADHHLVVKKEIVEDRTKTYVSLLTIEERIVEIARMIAGDDITDTALLHAKDLLHKK, encoded by the coding sequence ATGTTACAAACATTGTCTATTCAAAATTTTGCGATTATTGAGGCATTAACAGTTGATTTTTCTTCTGGTATGACGGTATTGACTGGAGAAACTGGAGCAGGGAAATCCATTATTATTGATGCGGTGTCATTGATTGTTGGAGCAAGAGGTTCAAGTGAGTACATTCGCTTCGGGCAAGATAAAGCTATTCTTCAAGGTTTATTTGATATTGATAATTTGATTGAAACACAAAAAATGCTTGAAAAGCATCATATTCCTTATGAGGATAATCAGTTAATGGTTTATCGAGAATTACATAAAACGGGTAAGAATACGATTCGTATCAATGGTATTTTGGTGACAGTATCAATTTTAAAAGAAATAGGTTCTTCTTTAATTGATATTCATGGTCAACATGAGCATCAACATTTAATGGACGATACGCAACATTTGTTCATGTTAGATGTGTTTGGAGGGCAAGAGATATCCAAGGAAATGGATCGTTATCGTCAACTATATCAAGCGTATACGTCATCAAGAAAAACATTGAAAGAATTGATGGTATCGGATAAGCAAGACACAAACAGAATTTCTTTATTGGAATCCCAGATTAAAAAGATTGAAAAAGTAAATCCAAAAGAGCATGAAGATGTACAAGTGGAACAAACGTTAAAACAGATACAAGAAGATGTGACAAGACTAAGAGCATTGACAAATGTCGATATGCTTTTGTCAGATGATAATATTAGTGTGAAAGAATTATTGTCTAAAGCTATATCTGAATTGTCCCTTTTAGGAGATGCGTATCATCATGTTGATACTGTATTAAATGATGTCTATGAACAAGTACAAACAGTATCTAAAGATATTGCTAAAGCATTGGAAATAATTGAATACGATGAAGAAACGGTAAAAGCTTTTGATGACCGTTTAAATGAATTGGATCAGTTAAAACAATCTTTTGGTAAGCAGACGATTGATGAGGTGCGTGCTTATTATGATGCTATTAAATTGGAACTAGATACATTATTAAATAAAGACAGTTATTTGCAAAAAGCACAACAAACCTTTTTAAAAGATAGAGAGTTATTACTTGAAAGTGCTACAGTATTATCAACATTAAGAAAAGAAAAAGCAATGATTTTAGAACAAAGTATTCATACACAATTGTCTGATTTATATATGGATAAAGTGATGTTTAAAGTACATTTTAAAGAACATCAAGATAAAGTGAAATTTAAGGCCAATGGTATTGATGATATTGAATTTTTAATTGCGACAAATATTGGTGAGCCTTTAAAACCTTTAGCTAAAGTAGCTAGTGGCGGGGAGTTATCACGTATGATGCTTGCTTTAAAAACAATTTTCACAAAAACACAAGGTATTTCAACCGTCATTTTCGATGAGATTGATACAGGAGTAAGTGGACGTGTTTCTCAAGCGATTGCAAATAAAATGTCTTTGATTGCTCATGATACACAAGTATTATGTATTTCACATTTACCTCAAGTAGCAGCAATTGCTGATCATCATTTAGTTGTGAAAAAAGAAATTGTTGAGGATAGAACAAAAACATATGTATCACTATTAACAATAGAGGAAAGAATAGTTGAAATTGCACGTATGATAGCTGGTGATGATATTACAGATACTGCATTATTACACGCTAAAGACTTATTGCATAAAAAGTAA
- the mreC gene encoding rod shape-determining protein MreC, giving the protein MNKFFNNRKLLFFVVTMVVFIALAVLSTFNGGQNTILSTGNESISLVNRIFGKPVEWVNGLGESISRLFSTYEENKVLKSHIDHLFELQSKNETLEKENEQLKKALELKGNLSDYTTVVSAVIARTPDMWNEQLIIDKGTDAQLQVGMLVMGNNGLIGRIISVNATSAKVGLLTSVQSTNISVSAMIQIGDKTEYGVINKYDSKSKMYVMSNVRLDADIKEGQNVMTSGMNGVGPSSLAIGKVSSVAVDNTGLFKEVMVTPTSDHYDIKYVTVIKRGSESVSQ; this is encoded by the coding sequence TTGAATAAATTTTTTAATAATAGAAAGTTACTTTTTTTTGTCGTCACAATGGTAGTGTTTATTGCTTTAGCAGTACTATCTACATTTAATGGAGGTCAAAATACGATTTTGTCAACAGGGAATGAATCTATTAGTTTAGTTAATCGTATTTTTGGTAAACCTGTTGAATGGGTAAATGGACTCGGAGAGTCTATTTCTCGATTATTCAGTACTTATGAAGAGAATAAAGTATTGAAATCTCATATTGATCACTTATTTGAATTACAATCTAAAAATGAAACATTAGAAAAAGAAAATGAACAACTAAAAAAAGCACTTGAATTAAAAGGGAATTTATCAGATTACACAACTGTTGTGAGTGCTGTTATTGCACGAACACCAGATATGTGGAATGAACAATTAATTATTGACAAAGGAACAGATGCACAATTACAGGTTGGTATGCTTGTTATGGGAAATAATGGATTAATTGGTCGTATTATTTCTGTAAATGCGACGAGTGCAAAAGTCGGATTATTAACAAGTGTACAATCTACCAATATTTCTGTTTCTGCAATGATACAAATTGGAGATAAAACAGAATATGGTGTCATTAACAAATATGATAGTAAGTCAAAAATGTATGTGATGTCTAATGTACGTTTAGACGCAGATATAAAAGAAGGGCAAAATGTGATGACATCAGGTATGAACGGTGTAGGCCCTAGCTCTTTAGCGATTGGAAAAGTTTCTTCGGTAGCAGTCGATAATACGGGATTATTTAAAGAAGTCATGGTGACACCAACGAGTGATCATTATGATATTAAATATGTCACTGTCATTAAACGTGGAAGTGAGAGTGTTAGCCAATGA
- the mnmE gene encoding tRNA uridine-5-carboxymethylaminomethyl(34) synthesis GTPase MnmE encodes MFEFDTIAAISTALGEGAIGIVRLSGEKAIDIANTLFKEKDLTKVPSHTIHYGHIQHPTSLQQIDEVMVSVMKAPKTFTKEDVVEINCHGGIVVVNKVLQTVLEQGARLAEPGEFTKRAFLNGRIDLSQAEAVMDLIRAKTDTSMSVALKQVDGHLSSLIRQLRQDILNTLAQVEVNIDYPEYDEVEEMTLALLKEKSIDVKEKLEYLLQTAQQGKILRDGLQTAIIGRPNVGKSSLLNRLLREDKAIVTDIAGTTRDTIEEYVNVRGVPLKLVDTAGIRDTDDVVEQIGVKRSKKAILDADFIILILNQSEQLSDEDKSLLEMTKGMKRLILLNKIDLPSQLYMEELLPYTDMDNVIPLSVLNNQGIDKLEEKIAEWFFAGQVNDKDATYVSNVRHITLIQQAIEKLKDVLQAIDLEVPVDLIQIDFTRAWELLGEITGDTVQDELLTELFSQFCLGK; translated from the coding sequence ATGTTTGAATTTGATACAATTGCAGCAATTTCAACAGCATTAGGTGAGGGAGCTATTGGTATTGTGCGTCTATCGGGAGAAAAGGCTATTGATATTGCGAATACATTATTTAAAGAAAAAGATTTAACAAAAGTACCGTCACATACCATTCATTATGGACATATTCAACATCCAACGTCATTACAACAGATTGATGAAGTTATGGTTAGTGTGATGAAAGCACCAAAGACGTTTACAAAAGAGGATGTTGTTGAAATAAATTGCCACGGTGGGATTGTTGTTGTCAACAAAGTGTTACAAACGGTTTTGGAGCAAGGTGCGAGATTAGCAGAACCAGGCGAATTTACAAAACGTGCTTTTTTAAATGGGCGAATCGATTTATCTCAAGCTGAAGCGGTTATGGATTTAATTCGTGCAAAAACAGATACATCTATGTCTGTCGCATTAAAACAAGTAGACGGTCATTTATCATCATTGATTCGCCAGTTACGTCAAGACATTTTAAATACATTGGCGCAAGTTGAAGTGAATATTGATTATCCCGAATATGACGAAGTTGAAGAAATGACTCTGGCACTATTAAAAGAAAAATCAATAGATGTCAAAGAAAAATTAGAGTATCTATTACAGACAGCACAGCAAGGTAAAATTTTGCGTGACGGTTTACAAACAGCAATTATTGGGCGTCCAAATGTTGGGAAATCAAGTTTATTAAATCGCTTATTAAGAGAAGATAAGGCGATTGTAACAGATATTGCTGGTACAACAAGAGATACGATTGAAGAATATGTAAATGTGCGAGGTGTTCCACTAAAATTAGTTGATACAGCAGGTATTCGTGATACGGATGATGTGGTCGAACAAATTGGTGTGAAACGTAGTAAGAAAGCTATTCTTGATGCCGATTTTATTATATTGATTTTAAATCAATCTGAACAATTATCAGATGAAGATAAATCATTATTAGAGATGACAAAAGGTATGAAACGTTTAATTTTACTAAACAAAATAGATTTGCCTAGTCAGTTATATATGGAGGAGTTATTGCCATATACTGATATGGATAATGTGATTCCTTTATCCGTATTAAATAATCAAGGTATTGATAAATTAGAAGAAAAAATTGCAGAGTGGTTTTTTGCTGGACAAGTAAATGATAAAGATGCGACGTATGTATCGAATGTGCGACATATTACGCTCATTCAACAAGCCATTGAAAAATTGAAAGATGTTTTACAAGCTATTGATTTAGAAGTGCCAGTCGATTTAATTCAAATTGATTTTACAAGAGCTTGGGAACTGTTAGGTGAAATTACAGGAGATACGGTTCAAGATGAATTATTGACAGAGCTATTTAGTCAATTTTGTTTAGGAAAATAA
- a CDS encoding helix-turn-helix domain-containing protein has product MTFDINMVILILFGLSAFFLFLSLFTKNSYKREINELKDYSFEQSQELYKLRERISSLETFTGFSLSQPLSFTGELRNLSELTKENIIHLYSEGRSPEDISIFANIPVETVQILIDRYIDESTK; this is encoded by the coding sequence ATGACATTTGATATCAATATGGTTATTCTCATATTATTCGGATTATCAGCATTCTTTTTATTTCTATCCTTATTTACAAAAAACTCATACAAACGAGAAATAAACGAATTAAAAGACTACTCTTTTGAACAATCTCAAGAGTTATATAAACTAAGAGAACGTATCAGTTCTTTAGAAACATTTACAGGATTTTCACTATCTCAACCTTTATCTTTTACAGGTGAGTTGCGTAATCTAAGTGAATTAACAAAAGAAAATATTATTCATCTTTATTCAGAAGGTCGTTCACCAGAAGATATTTCTATTTTTGCAAATATTCCTGTTGAAACAGTACAAATTTTAATTGACCGCTATATTGATGAATCAACGAAATAA
- the folD gene encoding bifunctional methylenetetrahydrofolate dehydrogenase/methenyltetrahydrofolate cyclohydrolase FolD, with product MVAIKMDGKSLAEKMQMNLKERVAQFKEEKGVVPELVVLLVGENEASKLYVRNKEAAVNKVGMKSVIEHLPIDITEEALLEKIDFYNHKEECHGILVQLPLPAHLDEQKMLRAIDYHKDVDGFHPMNVGNFFLGNKTTLPCTPYGIMTLLKEYNIDFDGKLAVVVGRSNIVGKPMTQMLLNEHATVTTAHSRTPNLQELTKQADILVVAVGQPHFITKDFVKEGAIVVDVGTNRNDMGKLIGDVSEEVSEIASYITPVPGGVGPMTVTMLLEQTFDHAVENTKNNNRK from the coding sequence ATGGTTGCAATTAAGATGGATGGAAAATCCTTGGCAGAAAAAATGCAAATGAATTTAAAAGAAAGAGTCGCACAGTTTAAAGAAGAAAAGGGTGTTGTGCCAGAATTAGTTGTCCTTCTTGTTGGGGAAAATGAAGCAAGTAAATTATATGTTAGAAATAAAGAAGCAGCTGTAAATAAAGTTGGTATGAAATCGGTGATTGAACATCTTCCAATAGATATTACAGAAGAAGCATTATTAGAAAAAATTGATTTTTATAATCACAAAGAAGAATGTCATGGCATTCTTGTTCAATTACCATTGCCAGCCCATTTAGATGAACAAAAAATGTTAAGAGCAATTGATTATCATAAAGATGTCGACGGTTTTCATCCAATGAATGTTGGTAATTTCTTTTTGGGAAATAAAACGACGTTACCATGTACACCTTATGGTATTATGACTTTACTAAAAGAATATAATATTGATTTTGATGGAAAATTAGCTGTTGTTGTTGGGCGTAGTAATATTGTTGGAAAACCGATGACACAAATGCTTTTAAATGAACATGCAACTGTTACAACAGCACATTCACGTACACCAAATTTACAAGAGTTGACCAAACAAGCGGACATACTTGTCGTTGCTGTGGGGCAGCCTCATTTCATTACGAAAGATTTTGTCAAAGAAGGTGCAATCGTTGTTGATGTTGGAACGAATCGTAATGATATGGGTAAATTGATTGGAGATGTTAGTGAAGAAGTTAGTGAGATTGCTTCGTATATAACACCAGTACCAGGTGGTGTTGGGCCAATGACGGTTACAATGCTTTTAGAACAAACATTTGACCATGCTGTTGAAAATACGAAAAACAATAATAGAAAGTAG
- the mreD gene encoding rod shape-determining protein MreD, with translation MKRYIVDYLFIPILLLAAIIFDGVISVYTKNMFFTPDFIMVTQLFLTMLIMINFWIPRSHGVLLAIVFGLIYDAYYASVLSFYTVTFVAILYMIKQIEPKLEKTFLTLVLVVAFSNFLCNLLQFFVALAIGSVDMSFFGYLVNKVIPTMLLNIIYLFIVYKPLKAVFVFFNRIEDI, from the coding sequence ATGAAACGTTATATCGTAGATTATCTCTTTATTCCGATTTTGTTATTGGCAGCTATTATTTTTGACGGTGTAATATCTGTATATACAAAAAATATGTTTTTTACACCTGATTTTATTATGGTGACACAACTCTTTTTAACCATGCTTATCATGATAAATTTTTGGATACCAAGAAGTCATGGTGTTTTATTAGCTATTGTATTTGGTTTGATTTATGATGCGTATTATGCTTCAGTATTGTCTTTTTATACAGTCACATTTGTGGCTATTCTGTATATGATTAAACAGATTGAGCCAAAATTAGAAAAAACCTTTTTAACATTAGTTTTAGTTGTTGCTTTTAGTAATTTTTTGTGTAATCTATTACAGTTTTTTGTTGCTTTAGCGATAGGGAGTGTAGATATGAGTTTTTTCGGCTATCTTGTGAACAAAGTAATCCCAACAATGCTTTTAAATATCATTTATTTATTTATAGTATATAAACCGCTTAAAGCAGTATTTGTTTTTTTCAATCGTATTGAAGATATTTAG